The Micromonospora sp. NBC_00421 genome contains a region encoding:
- a CDS encoding globin encodes MTLFEAVGGEPTFRRLVDRFYAGIATDPLLRPMYPEDDLGPAAERMTLFLMQYWGGPNTYSAQRGHPRLRMRHAPFRIGAAERDAWLRHMRHAVDELALPPETATALWDYLERSAYFMVNVMEDPASG; translated from the coding sequence ATGACCCTCTTCGAGGCCGTCGGCGGTGAGCCCACCTTCCGCAGGTTGGTCGACAGGTTCTACGCCGGCATCGCCACCGACCCGCTGCTGCGGCCGATGTACCCGGAGGACGACCTCGGGCCGGCCGCCGAGCGGATGACGCTCTTCCTGATGCAGTACTGGGGCGGCCCGAACACCTACTCCGCCCAGCGGGGGCACCCCCGGCTGCGGATGCGGCACGCACCGTTCCGGATCGGCGCGGCCGAGCGGGACGCCTGGCTGCGCCACATGCGCCACGCGGTGGACGAGTTGGCGCTGCCGCCGGAGACCGCCACCGCCCTCTGGGACTACCTGGAGCGGTCGGCCTACTTCATGGTCAACGTGATGGAGGACCCGGCCTCCGGCTGA
- a CDS encoding class F sortase, whose protein sequence is MARRLRRVAGRVGRVAGRVRQVAGQAFSASVTTTDPVTQARPVRPVPRNPAFGGRFAGSGPGFPVLAIAAVMLLIVTMLGVERVTGLRVLPDRFIAGLRPPPKKFPVMPGSPPTRIAISRIDLRAAVHQVGIAPDGSIAVPDTARAQEAGWYDQGPTPGQYGPAVIVGHVDTTTGPAVFHGLKELRDGDEIEVTRADRRVAVFEVDQIQRYGKERLPVDQIFGDFSRPNLRLITCGGRWIGGGTGYADNLVVYATLVRAR, encoded by the coding sequence GTGGCCCGTCGTCTCCGCCGGGTCGCCGGTCGCGTCGGCCGGGTCGCCGGTCGAGTCCGCCAGGTCGCCGGCCAGGCGTTCTCCGCCAGCGTGACCACCACCGACCCGGTCACCCAGGCCCGGCCGGTACGCCCGGTGCCCCGGAATCCGGCGTTCGGCGGCCGGTTCGCCGGATCCGGACCAGGGTTCCCGGTGTTGGCGATCGCCGCCGTGATGCTGCTGATCGTGACGATGCTCGGGGTGGAACGGGTCACCGGACTGCGCGTCCTGCCGGACCGGTTCATCGCCGGCCTGCGCCCGCCGCCGAAGAAGTTCCCGGTCATGCCGGGGAGCCCACCGACCCGGATCGCCATCTCCCGCATCGACCTGCGGGCGGCGGTGCACCAGGTCGGCATCGCCCCGGACGGCAGCATCGCCGTCCCGGACACCGCCCGCGCCCAGGAGGCCGGCTGGTACGACCAGGGCCCCACCCCCGGCCAGTACGGCCCGGCGGTGATCGTCGGGCACGTGGACACCACCACCGGGCCTGCGGTCTTCCACGGGCTCAAGGAGTTGCGTGACGGTGACGAGATCGAGGTCACCCGCGCCGACCGCCGGGTGGCCGTCTTCGAGGTCGACCAGATCCAGCGGTACGGCAAGGAACGGTTACCGGTCGACCAGATCTTCGGCGACTTCAGCCGCCCCAACCTGCGGTTGATCACCTGTGGCGGACGCTGGATCGGCGGCGGGACCGGCTACGCCGACAACCTCGTGGTGTACGCCACCCTGGTCCGGGCCCGCTGA
- the ettA gene encoding energy-dependent translational throttle protein EttA, which translates to MAQYIYVLEKARKAHGDKVVLDNVTLSFLPGAKIGVVGPNGAGKSSLLKIMAGLDKPSNGEARLMPGYTVGMLAQEPPLNDSKTVLGNVEEAVAETKAKLERFNAIAEQMATDYSDELMEEMGRLQEELDHADAWDIDSKLELAMDALRCPPPDADVTQLSGGERRRVALCKLLLEAPDLLLLDEPTNHLDAESVSWLEQHLAKYAGTVMAITHDRYFLDKVAGWILELDRGRAIGYEGNYSTYLEKKAARLAVEGRRDAKMKKRLTEELEWVRSNAKARQTKSKARLDRYDEMATEAEKTRKLDFEEIQIPPGPRLGSTVIEANQLGKGFGDRLLIDDLSFSLPRNGIVGIIGPNGVGKTTLFKTIVGLEQPTSGEVRVGPTVALSYVDQNREGLDGDKTVWEVVSDGLDYLMVGKVEMPSRAYIAAFGFKGPDQQKPTKVLSGGERNRLNLALTLKIGGNVILLDEPTNDLDVETLSSLENALLEFPGCAVVISHDRMFLDRVATHILAWEGDDENPSKWFWFEGNFDAYEKNKIDRLGAEAARPHRVTYRKLTRD; encoded by the coding sequence GTGGCCCAGTACATCTACGTCCTGGAAAAGGCGCGCAAGGCGCACGGCGACAAGGTCGTGCTCGACAACGTGACGCTGAGCTTCCTGCCGGGGGCCAAGATCGGTGTGGTCGGTCCGAACGGCGCCGGCAAGTCCAGCCTCCTCAAGATCATGGCAGGGCTGGACAAGCCGAGCAACGGCGAGGCCCGGCTCATGCCCGGCTACACCGTCGGCATGCTCGCCCAGGAGCCCCCGCTCAACGACAGCAAGACCGTGCTCGGCAACGTCGAGGAGGCGGTCGCCGAGACCAAGGCCAAGCTGGAGCGGTTCAACGCCATCGCCGAGCAGATGGCCACCGACTACTCCGACGAGCTGATGGAGGAGATGGGCCGGCTCCAGGAGGAGCTGGACCACGCCGACGCGTGGGACATCGACTCCAAGCTCGAACTCGCCATGGACGCGCTGCGCTGCCCACCGCCGGACGCCGACGTGACCCAGCTCTCCGGTGGTGAGCGCCGCCGGGTCGCGCTGTGCAAGCTGCTGCTGGAGGCACCCGACCTGCTGCTGCTCGACGAGCCCACCAACCACCTGGACGCGGAGAGCGTCTCCTGGCTTGAGCAGCACCTGGCCAAGTACGCCGGCACCGTCATGGCGATCACCCACGACCGGTACTTCCTGGACAAGGTGGCCGGCTGGATCCTGGAACTGGACCGGGGCCGGGCCATCGGCTACGAGGGCAACTACTCCACCTACCTGGAGAAGAAGGCCGCCCGGCTGGCCGTCGAGGGTCGCCGGGACGCCAAGATGAAGAAGCGGCTCACCGAGGAGCTGGAGTGGGTCCGCTCCAACGCCAAGGCCCGCCAGACCAAGTCCAAGGCCCGCCTGGACCGCTACGACGAGATGGCCACCGAGGCGGAGAAGACCCGCAAGCTGGACTTCGAGGAGATCCAGATCCCGCCGGGCCCGCGCCTGGGCAGCACGGTGATCGAGGCCAACCAGCTCGGCAAGGGCTTCGGCGACCGGCTGCTGATCGACGACCTGTCGTTCTCGCTGCCGCGCAACGGCATCGTCGGCATCATCGGCCCGAACGGCGTCGGCAAGACCACCCTGTTCAAGACCATCGTCGGGCTGGAGCAGCCGACCAGCGGCGAGGTCCGGGTCGGCCCCACCGTCGCCCTGTCGTACGTCGACCAGAACCGCGAGGGCCTGGACGGCGACAAGACCGTCTGGGAGGTCGTCTCCGACGGGCTGGACTACCTCATGGTGGGCAAGGTCGAGATGCCGTCCCGGGCGTACATCGCGGCGTTCGGGTTCAAGGGGCCCGACCAGCAGAAGCCGACCAAGGTGCTCTCCGGTGGCGAGCGCAACCGGCTCAACCTGGCGCTGACCCTCAAGATCGGCGGCAACGTGATCCTGCTCGACGAGCCGACCAACGACCTGGACGTCGAGACGCTGTCCAGCCTGGAGAACGCGCTGCTGGAGTTCCCCGGCTGCGCCGTGGTGATCTCCCACGACCGGATGTTCCTCGACCGGGTCGCCACCCACATCCTGGCCTGGGAGGGCGACGACGAGAACCCGTCGAAGTGGTTCTGGTTCGAGGGCAACTTCGACGCGTACGAGAAGAACAAGATCGACCGGCTCGGCGCCGAGGCGGCCCGCCCGCACCGGGTGACCTACCGCAAGCTGACCCGCGACTGA
- a CDS encoding acyl-CoA thioesterase gives MADRFVYHCTLRWSDLDAYGHVNNSRFLTLYEEARVALMFAGGKAWGVGSFADGVVIRRHEVDYLRPVDYALGRATAEAAPTVRIELWVERIRAASFTVAYELYDGAVLASTARSVLVPFDLVEKRPRRLSDDERAFLASWALTGGAA, from the coding sequence ATGGCGGACCGTTTCGTCTACCACTGCACCCTGCGCTGGTCCGACCTGGACGCGTACGGCCACGTCAACAACTCGCGCTTCCTCACCCTGTACGAGGAGGCGCGGGTGGCGTTGATGTTCGCCGGCGGCAAGGCGTGGGGGGTCGGCTCGTTCGCCGACGGGGTCGTCATCCGCCGACACGAGGTCGACTACCTGCGCCCGGTCGACTACGCGCTCGGCCGGGCGACCGCCGAGGCCGCGCCGACCGTCCGGATCGAGCTGTGGGTGGAGCGGATCCGGGCCGCCTCGTTCACCGTCGCCTACGAGCTGTACGACGGTGCGGTGCTGGCCAGCACCGCCCGTTCGGTGCTGGTCCCGTTCGACCTGGTCGAGAAGCGGCCCCGCCGGCTCAGCGACGACGAGCGGGCCTTCCTGGCGTCGTGGGCCCTGACCGGCGGAGCGGCGTGA
- a CDS encoding mechanosensitive ion channel family protein codes for MRYEDRVSAVSLWSVVLPAAPSPEPSSSSGADCQGSTSCEYLYRVTGSDWFAEGSYWILLKPLRVVLILLLALVARWALHRTINRLVRTTTDGAVPTLLRPLRERVPTATLDPTEFVPERRRQRAEAIGSVLRSLVTAFVFGIALLMILREFSFDLAPLLASAGIAGVALGFGAQSLVKDLIAGLFMLIEDQYGVGDTVDLGEATGVVEAVGLRVTTVRDGRGVLWYIRNGEIIRVGNKSQGWALVVIDLPIGFAGSEEANAVLRTAAASVAMDPELAPEIVEPPDVLGVEQVTVDGAVIRTVVKTTAEGQFAVGRELRRRLAEALENSGITARIAAARLYPGLPPVGMTTGPAAPGPAAPTGTGQSGLTGTGQGSAT; via the coding sequence CTGCGGTACGAAGACAGGGTGAGCGCCGTCAGCCTGTGGTCCGTCGTCCTGCCCGCCGCACCGAGCCCGGAACCGAGCAGCAGCTCGGGTGCCGACTGCCAGGGCAGCACCTCCTGCGAATACCTGTACCGGGTGACCGGTTCGGACTGGTTCGCCGAGGGGAGCTACTGGATCCTGCTCAAGCCGCTACGGGTGGTGTTGATCCTGTTGCTGGCACTGGTGGCCCGGTGGGCGCTGCACCGGACGATCAACCGGCTGGTCCGTACCACCACCGACGGGGCGGTGCCCACGCTGCTGCGTCCACTGCGCGAGCGGGTGCCCACCGCCACGCTCGACCCGACCGAGTTCGTGCCCGAACGGCGTCGCCAACGCGCCGAGGCGATCGGCTCCGTGCTGCGCAGCCTGGTCACCGCGTTCGTCTTCGGCATCGCCCTGCTGATGATCCTGCGCGAGTTCAGCTTCGACCTGGCCCCGCTGCTGGCCAGCGCCGGGATCGCCGGAGTGGCGCTCGGTTTCGGCGCGCAGAGCCTGGTGAAGGATCTGATCGCCGGGCTGTTCATGCTGATCGAGGACCAGTACGGGGTCGGCGACACGGTCGACCTGGGCGAGGCGACCGGGGTGGTCGAGGCGGTGGGGCTGCGGGTCACCACGGTCCGCGACGGTCGTGGGGTGCTCTGGTACATCCGCAACGGCGAGATCATCCGGGTGGGCAACAAGAGCCAGGGCTGGGCGCTGGTCGTGATCGACCTGCCGATCGGGTTCGCCGGCAGCGAGGAGGCCAACGCGGTGTTGCGGACGGCCGCCGCCTCGGTGGCGATGGACCCGGAGCTGGCCCCGGAGATCGTCGAGCCACCCGACGTGCTCGGGGTCGAGCAGGTGACGGTCGACGGCGCGGTGATCCGTACGGTGGTCAAGACCACCGCGGAGGGCCAGTTCGCGGTCGGCCGGGAGTTGCGCCGCAGGCTCGCCGAGGCGCTGGAGAACTCGGGCATCACCGCGCGGATCGCGGCGGCCCGGCTCTATCCGGGGCTGCCGCCGGTCGGCATGACCACCGGCCCCGCCGCCCCCGGCCCGGCCGCCCCCACCGGCACCGGGCAGAGCGGCCTCACCGGCACCGGGCAGGGCAGCGCGACCTGA
- a CDS encoding MFS transporter — protein sequence MEATVSDQRPDPDHPATFREVFGRAEFRAVFGASVLSWVGDYVAKAAVTVLVYQESRSVALSAAAFAVSYLPWLVGGPLLAALAERHRHRQVMVTCDVIRMVLTALIVLPGLPVWAILALLFAATLANPPGQAARSALLPVILTGDRLVLGLSLNASASQAAQVVGYLAGAAVAAVSPTAALLLNAATFGLSALIVQFGVHDREPTLSAAHRTHLLRETGEGFRIVFGTPVLRAVSLLVFSAMLFSIVPEGLAAAWAGERSGNGLDSGAAQAVIMAANPVGYIVGGLLVGRLVSPAGRLALMRPLAVLAPLVLVPALLNPPPVVVALLAAACGFAVAGLIPTANGLFVRALPNGYRARAFGVMATGIQVIQGSAVLATGLLADRFSVPVVVGVWSAAGVLLMLVTALRWPARTTVDAAVKAADLANAATGPQPDDRPGTAPTRVGEQAGHRHAVT from the coding sequence ATGGAGGCGACGGTGTCCGACCAGCGACCCGATCCGGACCACCCGGCCACCTTCCGTGAGGTGTTCGGCCGGGCCGAGTTCCGAGCGGTCTTCGGCGCCAGCGTCCTGTCCTGGGTCGGTGACTACGTCGCCAAGGCCGCGGTCACCGTGCTGGTCTACCAGGAGAGCAGGTCCGTCGCCCTCTCCGCCGCCGCGTTCGCGGTCAGTTACCTGCCGTGGCTGGTCGGCGGTCCACTGCTCGCCGCGCTGGCCGAGCGGCACCGGCACCGGCAGGTGATGGTGACCTGCGACGTTATCCGGATGGTGCTGACCGCCCTGATCGTGCTGCCCGGTCTGCCGGTCTGGGCGATCCTGGCCCTGCTCTTCGCCGCCACCCTCGCCAACCCACCCGGGCAGGCCGCCCGATCGGCGCTGTTGCCGGTGATCCTCACCGGTGACCGGTTGGTGCTGGGCCTGTCGCTCAACGCGAGCGCCAGCCAGGCCGCACAGGTGGTCGGCTATCTGGCCGGCGCGGCGGTCGCCGCGGTCAGTCCGACGGCGGCGCTGCTGCTCAACGCGGCCACCTTCGGCCTGTCGGCCCTGATCGTCCAGTTCGGCGTCCACGATCGCGAGCCGACGCTGAGTGCGGCGCACCGCACCCATCTGCTGCGGGAGACCGGCGAGGGCTTCCGGATCGTCTTCGGCACCCCGGTCCTGCGGGCGGTCAGCCTGCTGGTGTTCAGCGCCATGCTCTTCTCGATCGTCCCGGAGGGTCTCGCTGCGGCCTGGGCCGGAGAGCGCTCCGGCAACGGCCTGGACTCCGGCGCCGCCCAGGCCGTCATCATGGCGGCCAACCCGGTCGGTTACATCGTCGGCGGCCTGCTCGTGGGGCGGTTGGTGTCACCTGCCGGCCGGCTCGCCCTGATGCGACCACTGGCGGTGCTCGCCCCGTTGGTCCTGGTCCCGGCGCTGCTGAATCCCCCGCCGGTGGTGGTCGCCCTGCTCGCGGCGGCCTGTGGCTTCGCGGTCGCCGGTCTGATCCCGACGGCGAACGGCCTCTTCGTCCGGGCCCTGCCCAACGGCTACCGGGCCCGTGCCTTCGGCGTGATGGCGACCGGTATCCAGGTGATCCAGGGTAGCGCGGTGCTGGCCACCGGCCTGCTCGCCGATCGCTTCTCGGTGCCGGTGGTGGTGGGGGTGTGGAGCGCCGCGGGGGTGCTGCTGATGCTGGTCACCGCGCTGCGCTGGCCGGCCCGGACGACCGTCGACGCCGCCGTGAAGGCCGCTGACCTGGCCAATGCCGCCACCGGTCCGCAGCCGGACGACCGGCCCGGCACGGCGCCGACGCGGGTCGGCGAGCAGGCCGGTCACCGGCACGCTGTGACGTGA
- a CDS encoding HNH endonuclease: MPDIRPTVGSGALVLNATYEPLCVVSVRRAAILVLTAKAVCVADGDGILHSAHDALPVPSVVRLTRFVRVPYRTHVGLSRRAIFARDGGRCAYCRGPAETIDHVFPRSRGGRHAWENVVAACARCNHTKGDKTPAELGWRLHSLPAAPKGNAWRVLGHRAPDPRWADWLDLRDPLRETEAA; the protein is encoded by the coding sequence ATGCCTGACATACGACCCACGGTGGGCTCCGGCGCGCTGGTTCTCAACGCCACCTACGAGCCGCTGTGTGTCGTGTCCGTGCGTCGTGCCGCGATCCTGGTGCTCACCGCCAAGGCGGTCTGCGTCGCCGACGGTGACGGCATCCTGCACAGCGCCCACGACGCGCTGCCCGTGCCCTCGGTGGTGCGGCTGACCCGCTTCGTCCGGGTGCCCTACCGCACCCACGTCGGGCTCTCCCGGCGGGCGATCTTCGCCCGGGACGGTGGCCGCTGCGCCTACTGCCGGGGGCCGGCCGAGACCATCGACCACGTCTTCCCGCGCAGCCGGGGCGGCCGGCACGCCTGGGAGAACGTGGTCGCCGCGTGCGCCCGGTGCAACCACACCAAGGGCGACAAGACCCCGGCCGAGCTGGGTTGGCGGCTGCACAGCCTGCCGGCGGCCCCGAAGGGCAACGCCTGGCGGGTGCTCGGCCACCGCGCGCCGGACCCGCGCTGGGCGGACTGGCTCGACCTGCGCGACCCGCTACGCGAGACCGAGGCCGCCTGA
- a CDS encoding YbjN domain-containing protein — protein MPWWSWRPGPAAGGDSETRSGITVDSVRVGPPSPRQPADDCPVSERPVVTDRPVSVAPVTLARVCDALDLLDVRYLADGDGNLLAMWERHAVLVTLEGPEDEILVMRARPHATVPPDWADRAYRVVNEWNHTRRFCKAYVGDPTERGQLPIYAELQVPLGAGAHDALLVEMLDCGAAVATTFVDWLHDEGALL, from the coding sequence ATGCCGTGGTGGTCATGGCGCCCTGGTCCCGCCGCTGGCGGCGACTCGGAAACTCGAAGCGGGATCACGGTGGACAGTGTCCGGGTGGGGCCACCGTCCCCCCGCCAGCCGGCGGACGACTGTCCGGTCAGCGAGCGGCCGGTGGTGACCGACCGGCCGGTCTCCGTGGCACCGGTCACCCTCGCCCGGGTCTGTGACGCGCTCGATCTGCTCGACGTGCGTTATCTGGCCGACGGCGACGGCAACCTGCTGGCCATGTGGGAACGGCACGCGGTGCTGGTCACCCTCGAGGGCCCCGAGGACGAGATCCTGGTGATGCGGGCCCGTCCACACGCGACCGTCCCGCCGGACTGGGCAGACCGGGCCTACCGGGTGGTCAACGAGTGGAACCACACCCGGCGGTTCTGCAAGGCCTATGTCGGTGACCCGACCGAGCGCGGCCAACTGCCCATCTACGCCGAGTTGCAGGTGCCGCTCGGTGCCGGGGCGCACGATGCCCTGCTGGTGGAGATGCTGGACTGCGGGGCGGCAGTGGCGACCACCTTCGTCGACTGGTTGCACGACGAGGGCGCCCTGCTCTGA